The following are encoded together in the Roseivirga misakiensis genome:
- the ettA gene encoding energy-dependent translational throttle protein EttA, whose amino-acid sequence MSDNKIIFSMAGVSKIYPPKKQVLKNIYLSFFYGAKIGVLGLNGSGKSSLLRIIAGVDKDYQGEVVFSPGYSVGMLEQEPDLDLNKTVKEVVEEGAQETVDLLKEFEEINLKFADPAVLADPDAMEKLIEDQGKVQEKLDQVSAWDLDSRLERAMDALRTPPADAPIKNLSGGEKRRVALCRLLIQEPDVLLLDEPTNHLDAESVHWLEQHLRQYKGTVIAVTHDRYFLDNVAGWILELDRGEGIPWEGNYSSWLDQKQKRLADEEKTESKRQKTLQRELEWVRMSPKGRQAKSKARLGAYDKLVGQEAMEREQKLELYIPAGPRLGNKVIEAKGVSKAFGDKLLYENLEFSLPQGGIVGIIGPNGAGKTTLFNLITGKETPDSGDFEVGSTVDIAYVDQGHTQLDPNKTVWEVVSEGNELINLGGKEMNSRAYVSRFNFNGNDQNKKVSELSGGMRNRVHLALTLKQGANLLLLDEPTNDLDVNTLRALEEGIENFGGCAVIISHDRWFLDRVCTHILAFEGDSQVYWFEGTYTEYEENRKKRLGDVDPTRIRYKKLG is encoded by the coding sequence ATGAGTGATAACAAGATAATTTTTTCAATGGCGGGGGTTAGTAAAATCTACCCTCCTAAGAAGCAAGTCCTAAAAAACATTTACCTATCCTTTTTCTATGGTGCCAAAATTGGCGTACTCGGTTTAAATGGATCTGGTAAATCTTCATTATTGAGAATTATTGCTGGCGTCGATAAGGATTATCAAGGTGAAGTAGTTTTCTCTCCAGGCTATTCGGTTGGAATGCTGGAGCAAGAACCTGATTTAGATCTTAATAAAACGGTAAAGGAAGTTGTAGAAGAGGGAGCTCAGGAAACAGTGGATCTTTTGAAAGAATTTGAAGAGATCAACCTGAAATTTGCCGATCCTGCTGTTCTTGCTGATCCTGATGCCATGGAAAAACTGATCGAAGATCAAGGAAAGGTTCAAGAGAAACTAGACCAAGTAAGTGCTTGGGACCTAGACTCAAGGCTTGAACGTGCTATGGACGCGCTTCGCACGCCTCCGGCTGATGCCCCAATCAAGAATTTATCGGGTGGTGAAAAAAGAAGAGTAGCGCTTTGCCGATTACTGATCCAAGAACCAGATGTGCTTTTACTAGATGAACCTACTAACCACTTAGACGCAGAATCGGTACACTGGTTAGAACAACATCTAAGACAATATAAAGGAACCGTAATTGCCGTAACTCACGATAGATATTTCCTTGATAATGTGGCTGGTTGGATTCTCGAACTCGATCGTGGTGAGGGTATACCTTGGGAAGGAAATTATTCTTCATGGCTAGATCAAAAACAGAAGAGATTGGCCGATGAAGAAAAGACTGAATCCAAAAGACAAAAGACATTACAAAGGGAGTTGGAATGGGTGCGTATGTCGCCAAAAGGAAGACAAGCGAAATCTAAAGCGCGTTTAGGAGCTTACGACAAATTAGTCGGTCAGGAGGCGATGGAGCGAGAACAAAAGCTAGAGCTCTACATTCCTGCTGGGCCAAGACTTGGAAACAAAGTGATTGAGGCCAAAGGAGTTTCAAAAGCCTTCGGTGATAAGCTACTTTATGAAAACCTTGAGTTTTCGTTACCTCAAGGAGGTATTGTAGGTATCATCGGTCCGAATGGGGCAGGAAAAACCACGTTGTTCAACTTAATTACTGGAAAAGAAACTCCTGATTCAGGTGACTTTGAGGTCGGTTCTACTGTTGATATCGCCTATGTAGATCAAGGGCATACACAGCTTGACCCAAATAAAACAGTCTGGGAAGTAGTCTCTGAAGGAAACGAGTTGATTAACCTTGGTGGCAAAGAAATGAATTCCAGAGCCTATGTTAGCCGTTTCAACTTTAATGGTAATGACCAAAATAAAAAAGTTAGTGAGCTTTCTGGTGGTATGCGAAACAGAGTACACTTAGCGCTAACGCTAAAACAAGGTGCCAACTTACTCTTGTTAGATGAACCAACGAACGACTTAGATGTTAATACCTTAAGGGCCTTAGAAGAGGGTATAGAAAACTTTGGGGGGTGTGCTGTGATTATTTCTCACGACAGATGGTTCCTCGATAGAGTTTGTACTCATATTTTAGCTTTCGAAGGTGATTCGCAGGTTTACTGGTTCGAAGGTACTTACACGGAATACGAAGAGAATAGAAAAAAACGGCTTGGTGATGTCGATCCGACAAGGATTCGATACAAGAAGCTCGGTTGA
- the lipA gene encoding lipoyl synthase: protein MIELPVVSKETVERRRKKPDWLRVKLPIGPEYAKVRKLVDNYKLHTICESGNCPNMGECWGAGTATFMILGNVCTRSCSFCAVATGRPPEYDAEEPKRVAEAIKLMGVKHAVITSVNRDELKDRGAEIWYQTVVQTKELSPETTIETLIPDVKGNWEALYRMIDAGQEVVSHNMETVKDLYRRVRPQAKYDRSLEELHRIKEYGKRSKSGAMLGLGETDEQVFKLMDDLAEVKLDILTLGQYLQPTKMHHEVIDYVHPDKFEFFKEEGLKRGIKYVESGPLVRSSYHAERHVHV from the coding sequence ATGATAGAACTACCTGTCGTTTCGAAGGAAACAGTTGAGAGAAGACGTAAAAAACCAGACTGGCTTAGGGTAAAACTGCCAATTGGACCGGAATACGCAAAAGTTCGCAAGCTTGTCGACAATTATAAACTTCACACAATATGTGAGAGTGGCAATTGTCCAAATATGGGTGAGTGCTGGGGTGCTGGAACCGCTACGTTTATGATTTTAGGTAATGTTTGCACAAGGTCATGTTCTTTTTGCGCTGTAGCCACTGGAAGGCCACCAGAGTATGACGCTGAAGAACCAAAACGTGTTGCTGAAGCTATTAAACTCATGGGAGTAAAACACGCGGTGATCACATCAGTCAATAGAGATGAATTAAAAGATAGAGGTGCTGAAATTTGGTATCAAACGGTGGTACAGACTAAAGAACTTAGTCCAGAAACTACTATTGAAACATTGATCCCAGATGTAAAAGGAAATTGGGAGGCACTTTATAGAATGATTGATGCTGGGCAAGAAGTAGTTTCTCACAATATGGAAACTGTAAAAGACCTCTATCGCAGAGTACGACCCCAAGCAAAATATGATCGTAGTTTAGAAGAGCTTCATAGAATCAAGGAATATGGTAAAAGATCTAAATCTGGCGCCATGCTGGGTTTAGGGGAAACTGACGAGCAAGTTTTCAAACTTATGGATGACTTGGCCGAAGTTAAATTAGATATCTTAACCCTTGGACAATATTTACAGCCTACAAAAATGCACCATGAAGTGATCGACTACGTGCATCCTGATAAATTCGAATTCTTTAAGGAAGAAGGATTAAAAAGAGGTATTAAATATGTTGAATCTGGACCACTAGTCAGATCTTCTTACCACGCAGAAAGACACGTTCACGTTTAA
- a CDS encoding OsmC family protein produces MATIKSKYEGGLRTSAIHVKSGNQFLTDAPVDNNGKGETFSPTDTVAAALGSCMMTVMAIAGEKKGIDMTGLHLETTKVMSANPRRISTLQVEFHWDNCPIDNEQREWLKEIGRNCPVALSLHPDLKQEINFYF; encoded by the coding sequence ATGGCTACAATCAAATCTAAATATGAAGGAGGCCTGCGTACTTCTGCTATTCACGTAAAATCTGGTAATCAATTCCTTACCGATGCTCCAGTTGATAATAATGGGAAAGGGGAGACTTTTTCTCCTACTGACACCGTTGCAGCAGCCCTGGGCAGTTGTATGATGACCGTAATGGCGATTGCTGGTGAAAAGAAGGGAATAGATATGACTGGTTTGCATTTAGAAACGACTAAGGTTATGTCTGCTAATCCAAGAAGAATTTCTACACTACAGGTTGAATTTCATTGGGATAATTGTCCGATAGACAACGAACAAAGAGAATGGCTTAAGGAAATTGGAAGAAACTGTCCGGTGGCCTTAAGTCTTCATCCAGACTTGAAGCAAGAAATTAATTTTTATTTTTAG
- a CDS encoding GMC oxidoreductase has protein sequence MNLNLKAKQERIYDAIVVGSGISGGWAAKELSENGLKTLVLERGRKIEHIKDYHTATMDTWDLPNRGRTKKEVIEKDYPKQNRTGYTTNVAHRHFFVKDSEHPYQEDTRFDWMRGYHLGGRSITWGRQSYRLSDIDFNANREDGFGVDWPVRYKDIKPWYDYVERYIGVSGENRGFKQLPDGKFLPPMEMNCVEKDFKKAVESKWNNRWVTIGRTAHLTEPLANAQPDHKNPGGRSQCLMRNRCMRGCPYGGYFSSLSSTLPAGVQSGNLEIQTDAIVHEVIYDDSTGKATGVRAIDQNTKESTEYYAKVIFLCASAIASASILMQSKSARFPNGLGNDSGELGHNIMDHHLGVGAYSTVEGYEDKYFKGRRANGIYIPRFRNLGGSSNMKNFIRGYGYQGGAGRDGWGRSIAEMRNTRVGGNIKDMLMEPGSWTMGFGGFGEVLPQHKNYMMLDYDNLDAWGLPQVRFDAGNFHENEYEMRKDMAAAGAEMLEAAGFKNVGTYDNGPHMGLGIHEMGTARMGRDPKTSVLNKWNQVHACKNVFVTDGAFMTSAACHNPSLGYMAFSARAANYAADQVKKGKL, from the coding sequence ATGAATTTAAACCTTAAAGCAAAACAGGAGAGAATCTATGATGCAATTGTGGTAGGTTCGGGGATCAGTGGAGGCTGGGCAGCTAAGGAACTTAGTGAAAATGGCTTAAAAACACTGGTACTCGAACGTGGTCGAAAAATCGAGCACATTAAAGACTACCATACGGCTACTATGGACACTTGGGATCTTCCAAACCGAGGAAGAACCAAAAAAGAAGTAATAGAAAAAGACTACCCTAAACAAAATAGAACGGGTTATACCACTAATGTGGCCCATAGGCACTTCTTTGTAAAAGATAGTGAACACCCCTACCAAGAAGATACCCGTTTCGACTGGATGCGAGGTTATCATTTAGGGGGGAGATCAATTACATGGGGTCGTCAAAGCTATAGGCTCAGTGATATAGACTTCAATGCAAATCGTGAAGACGGTTTTGGGGTAGACTGGCCTGTGAGATACAAAGACATTAAACCTTGGTACGACTACGTAGAACGCTATATAGGCGTAAGTGGTGAAAACAGAGGATTTAAGCAATTACCTGATGGTAAATTCCTGCCACCAATGGAAATGAATTGTGTGGAAAAGGATTTCAAAAAGGCTGTAGAAAGCAAATGGAATAATCGGTGGGTAACCATCGGTAGAACTGCTCACTTAACAGAACCTTTAGCAAATGCACAACCTGATCACAAAAACCCAGGTGGAAGAAGCCAATGCTTGATGAGAAACAGGTGTATGAGAGGCTGTCCTTATGGAGGTTATTTCTCTAGCTTGTCCTCTACACTTCCAGCAGGTGTTCAAAGTGGTAACCTAGAAATCCAAACCGACGCTATTGTTCATGAAGTGATATATGACGATAGCACCGGTAAGGCCACTGGTGTAAGAGCCATAGACCAGAATACAAAAGAGTCTACCGAGTATTATGCAAAAGTCATTTTCTTATGTGCTTCTGCAATTGCCTCTGCAAGTATTTTAATGCAGTCGAAAAGTGCTCGTTTCCCGAATGGTTTAGGAAATGACAGTGGCGAATTAGGTCACAATATCATGGACCATCATTTAGGTGTTGGTGCTTATTCTACTGTAGAAGGATACGAGGATAAATATTTTAAGGGCAGACGAGCCAATGGTATTTATATTCCTAGATTCAGAAACCTTGGTGGAAGTTCAAATATGAAGAATTTCATTAGAGGTTATGGCTATCAGGGTGGTGCCGGTCGTGATGGCTGGGGCAGAAGTATCGCTGAAATGCGCAATACTCGAGTTGGTGGTAATATTAAGGATATGCTTATGGAACCTGGTAGCTGGACAATGGGCTTCGGTGGTTTTGGTGAGGTGCTTCCTCAGCATAAAAACTACATGATGTTAGACTACGATAATCTAGATGCTTGGGGCTTACCTCAAGTCAGATTTGACGCTGGTAACTTCCATGAAAATGAGTATGAAATGCGGAAAGATATGGCCGCAGCGGGTGCTGAAATGCTAGAAGCGGCAGGCTTTAAGAATGTTGGTACTTATGACAATGGTCCACATATGGGACTTGGTATTCACGAAATGGGAACGGCCAGAATGGGTCGCGATCCAAAAACTTCGGTTTTGAATAAGTGGAATCAGGTGCATGCCTGTAAGAACGTATTTGTAACAGATGGAGCGTTTATGACTTCAGCAGCTTGTCATAACCCATCTTTGGGGTATATGGCTTTCAGTGCTAGAGCCGCTAATTACGCAGCAGATCAAGTGAAAAAAGGAAAACTGTAA
- a CDS encoding PadR family transcriptional regulator — translation MYSRELLKGILKPIILKLLSEHDKMYGYEIVQHVKVRTEGKVLIKEGSLYPTLHSLTQEGYLSTTSVLIGNRTRKYYSLTKKGNGLLSTSVAEVLDFRTTLGLLFGNDKPALS, via the coding sequence ATGTATTCAAGAGAATTATTAAAAGGGATCTTAAAACCCATCATTTTAAAACTACTTTCTGAGCATGATAAAATGTATGGCTACGAGATTGTACAACATGTGAAAGTCCGAACAGAAGGTAAAGTGCTGATAAAAGAAGGTTCGCTCTACCCTACACTTCACAGCTTGACACAAGAAGGATATTTATCAACGACCTCTGTACTCATCGGTAACAGAACGAGAAAGTATTATAGCCTTACAAAAAAGGGTAATGGTTTGTTAAGCACATCCGTCGCAGAGGTTTTGGACTTTCGGACAACGCTTGGTTTACTCTTTGGAAACGATAAACCTGCTTTATCATGA
- a CDS encoding DUF349 domain-containing protein has product MEKTSYGYIKEGKVFRKGFLEYPDLAIGDVKGTEEESITFYENRFDLAEKQVNTVSEKIESNTNKGSFLMKVLHLKETLHQFDAIGDFEKLYSQLGSLETELNAYVEANRHKNLQIKTALLEELKTVAKSSEWKTASLAVKEIQSKWTKTGAVAEEQKEAIEGAYNELIKFFYDSRAAFYADLDKMMAEKEEDYKAFIKKAEALKEIDAISELKAAIRTHTEEWKALPRIKPAKHNVYWQEFQVVIKAALNKARKIEKTKKKASTKDNLKAKQEIIEQLTVANQEIAPNFQLSQVQKAWKAIGPVDKKVSNELYEKFLFLTDSISEKQFLNSLVKKKSKKDSSEDELKKLRIRLLRGLMDRDISELRTFEENLGKFSMAKGLDGLLDKKLSQQKRKVEVKKGILQELKKQVIKS; this is encoded by the coding sequence TTGGAAAAGACAAGCTACGGCTACATTAAAGAGGGTAAAGTTTTTAGGAAAGGTTTCTTGGAATACCCTGATTTAGCGATCGGTGATGTAAAGGGTACTGAAGAAGAAAGCATAACCTTTTATGAAAATCGATTTGATTTGGCTGAGAAACAGGTGAACACCGTTAGCGAGAAAATTGAATCCAATACCAATAAAGGCTCTTTCTTAATGAAGGTTCTTCACTTAAAGGAAACCTTACATCAATTCGATGCCATTGGAGATTTTGAGAAGCTTTATAGTCAATTGGGGTCACTTGAGACCGAACTCAACGCTTATGTGGAAGCTAATCGCCACAAAAACCTTCAAATAAAAACGGCGCTTTTAGAAGAGTTAAAGACAGTCGCAAAAAGTAGTGAATGGAAAACAGCTTCACTCGCGGTCAAAGAAATTCAGTCTAAATGGACTAAAACCGGTGCAGTAGCGGAAGAGCAGAAGGAAGCCATTGAGGGTGCTTACAATGAGTTAATCAAGTTCTTTTACGATAGTCGGGCAGCATTTTACGCCGATTTGGATAAGATGATGGCTGAAAAAGAAGAAGACTACAAGGCCTTTATCAAAAAAGCAGAAGCGCTGAAAGAAATTGATGCCATTAGTGAATTAAAAGCTGCCATTCGAACACATACTGAAGAGTGGAAAGCACTACCAAGAATTAAACCTGCCAAGCACAATGTCTATTGGCAAGAGTTTCAAGTTGTCATCAAAGCAGCATTGAACAAGGCTAGAAAAATCGAAAAAACTAAAAAGAAGGCGAGTACAAAAGATAACCTAAAGGCGAAGCAAGAAATTATTGAGCAACTCACTGTGGCTAATCAGGAAATAGCGCCAAACTTTCAATTATCACAAGTTCAAAAAGCGTGGAAAGCTATTGGTCCTGTAGATAAAAAGGTGAGTAATGAACTTTATGAAAAATTTCTCTTCTTAACGGATTCAATTTCTGAAAAACAGTTTTTGAATTCACTGGTTAAAAAGAAGTCGAAAAAAGATAGCTCAGAAGATGAACTAAAAAAGCTTCGGATTCGGTTGTTGAGAGGATTGATGGATCGAGATATCAGTGAACTTCGAACTTTCGAAGAAAACCTCGGGAAATTTAGCATGGCTAAAGGGCTCGATGGACTGTTGGACAAGAAGTTGAGTCAGCAAAAAAGGAAGGTAGAAGTGAAGAAAGGTATCTTACAAGAATTAAAAAAACAGGTAATAAAGAGTTGA
- a CDS encoding gluconate 2-dehydrogenase subunit 3 family protein → MERRKAIKNIGYGSAALFSSSLLFGSLQSCTATPKVDWIPVFFTPEEAAQMEKICEGIAPKTTTPGAIEAGVPAHLDEAFSIFSTADEASYFKRGLAVFVDNFKDNGEVSFNKATTEQVTDVINAYYKRYNDQPDILKNYRETYNDPGEKSDEFVEAHFVTSVVDATFRSYFTSELVGETVMRYDPIPVKYEGCIPYEAGQKSWSSV, encoded by the coding sequence ATGGAAAGAAGAAAAGCGATTAAAAATATAGGGTACGGTTCAGCCGCACTGTTTTCTTCCAGCTTACTATTTGGGTCATTGCAGAGTTGTACCGCAACACCTAAAGTAGATTGGATTCCAGTTTTCTTTACTCCAGAAGAGGCTGCACAAATGGAGAAGATTTGTGAAGGGATTGCACCTAAAACAACCACTCCAGGTGCTATAGAAGCAGGTGTTCCAGCACATTTGGACGAAGCTTTCAGCATATTTAGCACCGCTGACGAAGCGAGCTATTTCAAGCGAGGACTAGCTGTTTTTGTAGATAATTTTAAGGATAACGGGGAAGTGTCTTTTAACAAGGCCACAACCGAGCAAGTGACCGATGTAATCAATGCTTACTATAAGCGATACAATGATCAACCTGATATTCTGAAGAATTACAGAGAAACCTATAATGATCCCGGAGAGAAATCTGATGAATTTGTAGAGGCGCACTTTGTAACGAGTGTAGTTGATGCGACTTTCAGGAGTTATTTCACTTCAGAATTAGTGGGAGAGACCGTTATGCGATATGACCCTATTCCAGTTAAATATGAAGGATGTATTCCTTACGAAGCTGGACAAAAATCTTGGTCTAGCGTTTGA
- a CDS encoding response regulator transcription factor translates to MKHIQLIIDFTKREFEIINLLADGNRAKDIASTLFVSEFTVRTHLKNILRKSQARNTTALVATCIRQGLI, encoded by the coding sequence ATGAAACACATACAGCTCATTATCGACTTTACGAAGAGAGAATTTGAAATCATCAATCTGCTAGCTGATGGAAATCGCGCAAAAGATATTGCCTCTACCTTGTTTGTTTCAGAATTCACTGTCCGTACCCATTTGAAAAATATTTTAAGGAAGTCACAAGCACGCAACACTACAGCATTAGTGGCAACTTGTATTAGACAAGGCTTAATCTAG
- a CDS encoding tetratricopeptide repeat-containing sensor histidine kinase, protein MKTLKTKLQLASLLLVFVVNLSLSQAINLDSLKTVFDERPNPETGMLLLKRALASDPDLSKQYLSKVKALLKTQDELLDYRVFRGDLYNKNLKYDSAVKVYTKLLVDLKESDKLSLYADLNDKIGIIYVQLREHQQALNYISEALEIREKNKLTSELPKSYYYYGAAQFRLSNHQEAANNFKKGISSVDVENDNQKPLLANTYYMLANSLKELNSYDSAVYYFGFAKELYDELELDQLKIGLNTEIAQVYILKQQFTEAKKILEDNLKDLKAFDDWGAYNRIYSLLTDVYAAEGNYRKALEYQKQKFDTVVSFLVSQRTESVAQITEDFRTDKQLDEAEEEAVSATQRAQMFGLIIVILAIVLIISYLLFTRAIQKKQLENLQAMVIGEENERKRVAKDLHDGIGVLLTGIKLRLSSFQDKVSSQDDFKGSLDQIDNACTEVRRISHNMVPASLTKLGLQEAILDLLDNVSASTDILIEETFDYEEGALDESKEVLLYRIVQELVNNSLKYANPKKLELSITKVKEDYLLKYADNGQGFDKAKVKHGLGLKSIASRVNILKGKLSFESDPKTGTAFNITIPQYG, encoded by the coding sequence TTGAAAACCTTAAAGACCAAATTACAATTGGCATCATTGCTACTTGTATTTGTTGTTAATTTGAGCTTAAGTCAGGCTATAAACCTTGATAGCCTAAAAACTGTCTTCGATGAGCGTCCGAATCCTGAAACAGGCATGCTACTGCTAAAGAGAGCATTGGCTTCAGATCCAGACTTATCAAAACAGTACTTAAGCAAAGTAAAAGCCCTATTAAAAACGCAAGATGAACTCTTGGACTATAGAGTTTTTAGAGGTGACCTCTATAATAAAAACTTAAAATATGATAGTGCCGTCAAGGTATATACTAAACTATTAGTTGATTTAAAGGAATCCGATAAGTTATCGCTATATGCAGATCTCAACGATAAGATTGGTATTATCTATGTTCAGCTGAGAGAACATCAGCAAGCCCTCAACTATATCAGCGAAGCCTTAGAAATAAGGGAGAAAAATAAACTTACATCTGAGCTTCCGAAGTCTTATTACTATTATGGCGCTGCTCAATTTAGACTTAGCAATCACCAAGAGGCGGCAAATAATTTTAAAAAAGGCATTTCAAGTGTAGATGTTGAAAATGATAACCAAAAGCCGCTATTAGCCAATACCTATTATATGCTTGCGAATAGCCTTAAGGAACTAAATTCTTATGACAGTGCTGTATATTATTTTGGTTTTGCAAAAGAGCTATATGATGAACTGGAGTTAGATCAATTAAAAATTGGTCTAAATACTGAAATTGCCCAGGTCTACATATTAAAACAGCAGTTTACAGAAGCCAAAAAAATTCTTGAAGACAATTTAAAGGACTTAAAAGCCTTTGATGATTGGGGAGCATACAATCGCATATACTCATTATTGACCGATGTCTATGCCGCAGAAGGCAACTATCGCAAAGCACTAGAGTACCAAAAACAAAAATTTGACACTGTTGTCTCTTTCCTTGTGAGTCAAAGGACAGAATCAGTCGCTCAAATCACAGAAGATTTTCGGACCGACAAACAACTCGATGAAGCAGAAGAGGAAGCTGTTTCAGCTACACAAAGAGCCCAAATGTTCGGGTTGATTATCGTTATACTAGCTATAGTTCTAATCATTAGCTATTTGCTTTTTACCCGAGCTATCCAAAAGAAACAACTAGAGAACCTCCAAGCCATGGTTATTGGTGAAGAAAATGAGCGGAAAAGAGTTGCCAAAGATCTACACGATGGCATTGGTGTTTTACTTACAGGAATTAAACTCCGGCTTAGTAGTTTCCAGGATAAAGTTTCTTCCCAAGACGATTTTAAAGGTTCACTAGATCAGATTGATAATGCTTGCACGGAAGTACGTCGAATTTCTCATAATATGGTACCAGCAAGTTTGACCAAACTTGGTTTACAAGAAGCGATTCTAGACTTACTAGACAATGTAAGCGCCTCCACTGATATTCTGATTGAGGAGACTTTCGATTATGAAGAGGGTGCATTAGACGAGTCAAAAGAAGTTCTTCTTTATCGCATAGTTCAAGAGTTAGTGAATAACAGTCTTAAGTATGCAAATCCAAAAAAACTTGAACTGTCCATTACCAAGGTGAAGGAAGATTATTTATTGAAGTACGCTGATAACGGTCAGGGTTTTGATAAAGCAAAAGTCAAACACGGCCTTGGACTCAAAAGCATTGCTTCTCGAGTAAACATTCTAAAGGGCAAACTTTCTTTTGAAAGCGACCCTAAGACGGGTACAGCATTTAATATTACAATTCCACAATATGGATAA
- a CDS encoding DUF2795 domain-containing protein — MYWTLELASYLEDAPWPATKDELIDFSIRSGAPLEVVENLQELEDDGQPYESIEEIWPDYPTKDDFFFNEDEY, encoded by the coding sequence ATGTACTGGACACTAGAACTAGCATCATACTTAGAAGATGCCCCATGGCCGGCTACTAAGGATGAGTTGATTGATTTCTCCATTCGATCAGGAGCTCCTTTAGAGGTTGTTGAAAACCTTCAAGAACTCGAAGATGATGGACAGCCATATGAAAGTATAGAAGAAATTTGGCCGGATTATCCGACTAAGGACGACTTCTTCTTTAATGAAGATGAATATTAA
- a CDS encoding response regulator, with the protein MDKIKVMVADDHQVIIDGMEAIINNTANLEFVGGALNGRQVIEAIENQKLVDLILMDINMPEMDGLECTAYLNKHYPDIRVIALSMHDNPRLAKRMIKNGAFGFLLKNSSKENILTAISEVSIGKNFFDPQLMSAFFDAGNKKTSSSFGKKDLLTKRELEIIQLICQEKTTGEIADELSISTHTVESHRANILLKLELKNSVGLAKWAIQNEVYEL; encoded by the coding sequence ATGGATAAGATTAAGGTGATGGTAGCGGATGACCATCAGGTCATTATTGATGGTATGGAAGCCATTATCAATAACACCGCTAATTTAGAATTTGTGGGTGGAGCACTTAATGGACGACAAGTAATAGAGGCCATTGAAAACCAAAAATTGGTTGATCTAATTCTTATGGATATTAATATGCCTGAAATGGACGGCTTGGAGTGTACGGCTTATCTAAACAAACACTACCCTGACATTAGAGTGATAGCATTGAGCATGCATGATAACCCTAGACTTGCTAAACGCATGATAAAAAATGGGGCTTTCGGCTTCTTACTTAAGAATTCCAGTAAGGAGAACATTCTTACTGCTATTTCCGAAGTTTCTATTGGCAAAAACTTCTTCGATCCTCAATTAATGTCGGCATTTTTTGATGCTGGAAATAAAAAAACCTCCAGCAGCTTCGGAAAGAAAGACTTATTGACGAAAAGAGAGTTAGAGATAATCCAGCTTATTTGTCAGGAAAAAACAACTGGAGAAATTGCGGACGAATTATCGATCAGCACGCATACTGTTGAAAGTCATCGAGCGAATATATTATTGAAACTTGAACTTAAAAACTCTGTCGGCTTGGCAAAATGGGCTATCCAAAACGAGGTTTACGAACTTTAG
- a CDS encoding 3-keto-disaccharide hydrolase, translating to MAQITDPKATEVYEPVPKKVTPGMNGTAPSDAIVLFDGKSLNEWQSRKSGDAAGWKVENGYMEVVRGTGDIITKRKFGDVQLHIEWSAPTEIVGEGQGRGNSGVFLQERYEVQVLDSYVSKTYSNGQAAALYKQSIPLVNATVAPGEWNVYDIIFHAPQFNKDGIKVADGYVTVLHNGIVVQNHQRLLGTTEYIGFPKNPAHGDGSIILQDHGNPVRFRNIWIREL from the coding sequence ATGGCACAAATAACCGATCCGAAGGCTACCGAAGTGTATGAACCTGTACCTAAAAAGGTTACTCCGGGCATGAATGGTACAGCACCTTCCGATGCCATTGTACTTTTTGACGGCAAGTCGCTCAACGAATGGCAATCAAGAAAAAGTGGCGATGCTGCTGGTTGGAAAGTCGAGAATGGTTACATGGAAGTGGTTAGAGGAACTGGCGATATCATTACTAAACGCAAATTTGGTGATGTTCAGCTCCATATTGAATGGAGCGCACCAACAGAAATTGTCGGAGAAGGTCAAGGTCGAGGTAACTCAGGCGTTTTTCTTCAAGAGCGTTACGAAGTTCAAGTACTTGATAGCTATGTGAGCAAGACTTACTCGAATGGCCAAGCTGCAGCCCTCTACAAACAGAGTATCCCATTAGTAAATGCTACAGTGGCTCCGGGAGAATGGAATGTTTATGATATCATTTTCCATGCGCCTCAATTCAACAAAGATGGCATTAAAGTGGCCGATGGTTACGTGACTGTACTTCACAATGGTATAGTAGTCCAAAACCATCAAAGACTACTAGGAACGACTGAATACATCGGGTTCCCAAAAAATCCTGCGCATGGCGACGGATCAATTATCCTTCAAGACCACGGTAATCCTGTAAGATTCAGAAATATTTGGATCAGGGAACTGTAA